The genomic stretch CCCTTTCCTTTCGGAAAAAGAGGTTGAAACCCTGTTGTCGGAACCGGTCTCCGATGTCCTGTTGGAACTCCGGGACCAGGCCTTTCTGGAGCTTTTTTATGCCTCGGGGTTGCGTCTCAGTGAATTAACCCATCTGGATTGGAGTTCGCTGGACTTTTCTTTGGGGTTGGTCCGGGTCCTCGGCAAGGGGGGGAAGGAAAGGATCGTCCCGGTGGGACGGAAAGCCATGGGGTCTTTAAATAAATACCAACAGGCCCTGACAGGAGCCCAAAAACGATCGGAAATTAAAATAAAAAATCAGCAGGCCGTATTTTTGAATCGGTTCGGGGAGAGGGTCAGTGATCGAACCATTGCCCGCAGGCTGAAAAGAAGGGTGGTGGGGGAAAATTTGTCCCCGACCATCAGTCCTCATGCCCTGCGGCACAGCTTTGCCACGCATCTGTTGAATGCCGGGGCCGACCTGCGGGTGGTCCAGGAGCTGTTGGGACATACCTCCCTTTCCACGACACAAAAATATACGCATGTCAGTATGAGCCATTTACTCGAGGTCTATCGAAAGGCTCATCCAAGGGGGTAGGATGTTTGAAGGAACAACCATTTTGGCCCTGCGTCATCAGGGGAAATGCGTCATCGCCGGTGACGGCCAGGTCACGATGGGACAAACCGTGATGAAACACCGGGCCAGGAAGATTCGACGACTGTATCACGATCAAATTTTGACCGGATTTGCAGGGGCCACCGCCGATGCCCTGACCTTGTTTGAAAAATTGGAGAGCAAACTGGAACAATTTAACGGGAATTTGACCAGGGCGGCGGTCGAAATGGCCAAAGACTGGCGCACGGATAAAATCTTGCGTCGACTGGAAGCCTTATTGTTAGCGGCTGATAAGGAGCATATCTTGATTCTTTCCGGCACCGGTGATGTTATGGAGCCGGACGATGATGTGGCGGCTATTGGTTCCGGAGGTCCTCTGGCCTTGTCGGCGGCCAGGGCCTTGTTGGGCTTTTCAACTCTTTCCGCAACGGAAATTGCACGGGAGGCCATGAAGATTGCCGCTTCCCTGTGTATCTATACCAACGATCAGATTGTTTTGGAGGAATTGTAGATTGGTCAATAATTACTTAACACCCAGAGAGATTGTCTCTGAATTGGATAAATATATTGTCGGTCAGAATGCGGCTAAACGGACGGTGGCGATCGCCCTGCGGAATCGCTGGCGCCGGCAGCAGGTGCCCGAGGCGATCCGAGAAGAGATTGCCCCTAAAAATATTATCATGATCGGCCCCACCGGCGTGGGGAAAACCGAGATATCCAGGCGACTGGCCCGATTGGCCCAATCCCCATTTTTGAAAGTGGAAGTTACCAAATTTACGGAAGTGGGTTATGTCGGGCGGGACGTTGAATCGATGATCCGGGATTTGACTGAATTAGCCATTAATATGATCAAGGGGGAAGAAAAGCAGCATGTCCTGTCCAAGGCCCGGGAGATCGCCGAAGAACGTTTGTTGGACCTGTTGCTTCCTCCCAAGTCCGAGACCCCCAAGGCGGAAGAAGCGGCCGGACCCGAAAAGATCCTGGAAGTGGTCCGAAAACCCGGCTTGGAGCCCTTATCCACCCG from Deltaproteobacteria bacterium encodes the following:
- the hslV gene encoding ATP-dependent protease subunit HslV; amino-acid sequence: MFEGTTILALRHQGKCVIAGDGQVTMGQTVMKHRARKIRRLYHDQILTGFAGATADALTLFEKLESKLEQFNGNLTRAAVEMAKDWRTDKILRRLEALLLAADKEHILILSGTGDVMEPDDDVAAIGSGGPLALSAARALLGFSTLSATEIAREAMKIAASLCIYTNDQIVLEEL
- a CDS encoding tyrosine recombinase XerC, with the translated sequence MDRIRQIIEEFLYQQETEQRLSTHSLRGYRQDLGEFLDYLTLQRVEAIGQLDLPLIRGFLARLHKKNKKSTVARKMAALRSCFGYAQKKGWILENPIAQVRTPKVEKTIPPFLSEKEVETLLSEPVSDVLLELRDQAFLELFYASGLRLSELTHLDWSSLDFSLGLVRVLGKGGKERIVPVGRKAMGSLNKYQQALTGAQKRSEIKIKNQQAVFLNRFGERVSDRTIARRLKRRVVGENLSPTISPHALRHSFATHLLNAGADLRVVQELLGHTSLSTTQKYTHVSMSHLLEVYRKAHPRG